Proteins encoded by one window of Arachis hypogaea cultivar Tifrunner chromosome 1, arahy.Tifrunner.gnm2.J5K5, whole genome shotgun sequence:
- the LOC112700267 gene encoding probable WRKY transcription factor 32 isoform X2, with protein MAEQPSSAEAVTEGAPELLPKEKDSEGGEGGNEQGQQGKASEGEERASESPCETDKPPKSSDKPPKGSNSGTLAAESPVVNNRSDELQGSPATPNMDVKAESKETDGPREKETIASEAVQPPPTQIENQPQVSACSTPLSELSPTSVTQSLSSVPSQIAPKQKMPPLKINNVHVPQLDKKIPSGGKHVSCGSVARVSVSDGYSWRKYGQKQVKSPTGSRSYYRCTHSECAAKKIECNDDAGRVIDVVYKSQHSHDPPHKPNSTRESKLVSSSEPPNVENKVSQQLSIRGLKNSDPSPSKETLQDAPRTADKKRPNSSNLSDNGKVILKEEHVNEPEPKKRMKKDDLADLDSPVKSGKKSRFVVHAEGDVGISGDGYRWRKYGQKMVKGNPHPRNYYRCTSAGCPVRKHIETAVDNSNAVIITYKGVHDHDMPVPKKRHGPPSAPLVAAAAPASMNNSQSKKKPDSPKKQNKSTQWSVDTEGELSGEAMDLGGEKAMESARTLLSIGFEIKPC; from the exons ATGGCTGAGCAACCAAGCTCCGCCGAAGCTGTCACGGAGGGAGCGCCGGAGCTTCTCCCGAAAGAGAAGGATTCAGAAGGCGGCGAAGGTGGAAACGAACAAGGACAACAAGGGAAGGCATCAGAGGGAGAAGAACGAGCTAGCGAATCGCCTTGCGAAACTGATAAACCTCCGAAGAGTTCTGATAAACCTCCGAAGGGGTCGAATTCGGGAACCCTAGCTGCTGAATCACCTGTTGTGAACAATCGGAGTGATG AATTGCAGGGGAGCCCTGCTACGCCGAATATGGATGTCAAAGCTGAAAGTAAG GAGACAGATGGACCTCGTGAAAAGGAAACTATTGCAAGTGAAGCAGTACAACCACCTCCAACTCAGATAGAAAATCAGCCACAGGTGTCTGCATGTTCAACTCCATTGTCAGAACTGTCACCAACCTCTGTTACACAATCTTTATCATCTGTTCCTAGTCAAATTGCCCCCAAACAGAAAATGCCACCTTTGAAGATTAATAATGTTCATGTGCCACAATTGGACAAAAAAATTCCTTCTGGTGGCAAACATGTTTCTTGTGGTTCTGTTGCAAGGGTTTCAGTTTCTGATGGTTACAGCTGGCGGAAGTATGGTCAGAAGCAAGTGAAGAGTCCCACGGGGTCTCGAAGCTATTACAGGTGTACTCATTCAGAATGTGCTGCAAAGAAGATTGAATGCAATGATGATGCGGGTCGTGTAATAGATGTTGTTTATAAAAGTCAACACAGTCATGATCCCCCACATAAGCCTAATTCTACAAGGGAAAGTAAGTTAGTGTCTTCCAGTGAACCTCCTAATGTAGAAAACAAAGTTTCTCAGCAGCTATCTATCAGAGGTCTGAAAAACTCTGATCCGTCTCCTTCAAAAGAAACCTTACAAGATGCACCTCGCACTGCTGACAAGAAAAGACCAAACTCATCTAATCTCAGTGACAATGGTAAAGTTATTTTGAAGGAGGAGCATGTTAATGAGCCAGAGCCAAAAAAAAG AATGAAGAAAGATGACTTAGCAGACTTGGATTCCCCTGTAAAATCTGGAAAGAAATCGAGGTTTGTTGTACATGCAGAAGGGGATGTAGGTATATCAGGTGATGGATACCGATGGCGCAAGTATGGACAGAAAATGGTGAAGGGGAATCCACATCCGAG AAACTACTACAGATGCACTTCTGCTGGGTGTCCTGTCCGAAAACACATTGAGACTGCTGTTGATAACTCGAACGCTGTCATCATAACATACAAGGGTGTACATGACCATGACATGCCTGTGCCAAAGAAACGACATGGCCCACCCAGTGCTCCTCTTGTGGCTGCTGCAGCTCCGGCATCCATGAACAATTCGCAGTCAAAGAAGAAACCTGATTCTCCTAAAAAACAGAACAAGTCTACTCAATGGTCGGTGGACACTGAAGGAGAACTAAGCGGGGAAGCCATGGATCTTGGAGGTGAAAAGGCAATGGAGTCAGCTCGCACACTTCTGAGCATAGGATTCGAAATTAAGCCATGCTGA
- the LOC112700267 gene encoding probable WRKY transcription factor 32 isoform X1, with protein sequence MAEQPSSAEAVTEGAPELLPKEKDSEGGEGGNEQGQQGKASEGEERASESPCETDKPPKSSDKPPKGSNSGTLAAESPVVNNRSDAELQGSPATPNMDVKAESKETDGPREKETIASEAVQPPPTQIENQPQVSACSTPLSELSPTSVTQSLSSVPSQIAPKQKMPPLKINNVHVPQLDKKIPSGGKHVSCGSVARVSVSDGYSWRKYGQKQVKSPTGSRSYYRCTHSECAAKKIECNDDAGRVIDVVYKSQHSHDPPHKPNSTRESKLVSSSEPPNVENKVSQQLSIRGLKNSDPSPSKETLQDAPRTADKKRPNSSNLSDNGKVILKEEHVNEPEPKKRMKKDDLADLDSPVKSGKKSRFVVHAEGDVGISGDGYRWRKYGQKMVKGNPHPRNYYRCTSAGCPVRKHIETAVDNSNAVIITYKGVHDHDMPVPKKRHGPPSAPLVAAAAPASMNNSQSKKKPDSPKKQNKSTQWSVDTEGELSGEAMDLGGEKAMESARTLLSIGFEIKPC encoded by the exons ATGGCTGAGCAACCAAGCTCCGCCGAAGCTGTCACGGAGGGAGCGCCGGAGCTTCTCCCGAAAGAGAAGGATTCAGAAGGCGGCGAAGGTGGAAACGAACAAGGACAACAAGGGAAGGCATCAGAGGGAGAAGAACGAGCTAGCGAATCGCCTTGCGAAACTGATAAACCTCCGAAGAGTTCTGATAAACCTCCGAAGGGGTCGAATTCGGGAACCCTAGCTGCTGAATCACCTGTTGTGAACAATCGGAGTGATG CAGAATTGCAGGGGAGCCCTGCTACGCCGAATATGGATGTCAAAGCTGAAAGTAAG GAGACAGATGGACCTCGTGAAAAGGAAACTATTGCAAGTGAAGCAGTACAACCACCTCCAACTCAGATAGAAAATCAGCCACAGGTGTCTGCATGTTCAACTCCATTGTCAGAACTGTCACCAACCTCTGTTACACAATCTTTATCATCTGTTCCTAGTCAAATTGCCCCCAAACAGAAAATGCCACCTTTGAAGATTAATAATGTTCATGTGCCACAATTGGACAAAAAAATTCCTTCTGGTGGCAAACATGTTTCTTGTGGTTCTGTTGCAAGGGTTTCAGTTTCTGATGGTTACAGCTGGCGGAAGTATGGTCAGAAGCAAGTGAAGAGTCCCACGGGGTCTCGAAGCTATTACAGGTGTACTCATTCAGAATGTGCTGCAAAGAAGATTGAATGCAATGATGATGCGGGTCGTGTAATAGATGTTGTTTATAAAAGTCAACACAGTCATGATCCCCCACATAAGCCTAATTCTACAAGGGAAAGTAAGTTAGTGTCTTCCAGTGAACCTCCTAATGTAGAAAACAAAGTTTCTCAGCAGCTATCTATCAGAGGTCTGAAAAACTCTGATCCGTCTCCTTCAAAAGAAACCTTACAAGATGCACCTCGCACTGCTGACAAGAAAAGACCAAACTCATCTAATCTCAGTGACAATGGTAAAGTTATTTTGAAGGAGGAGCATGTTAATGAGCCAGAGCCAAAAAAAAG AATGAAGAAAGATGACTTAGCAGACTTGGATTCCCCTGTAAAATCTGGAAAGAAATCGAGGTTTGTTGTACATGCAGAAGGGGATGTAGGTATATCAGGTGATGGATACCGATGGCGCAAGTATGGACAGAAAATGGTGAAGGGGAATCCACATCCGAG AAACTACTACAGATGCACTTCTGCTGGGTGTCCTGTCCGAAAACACATTGAGACTGCTGTTGATAACTCGAACGCTGTCATCATAACATACAAGGGTGTACATGACCATGACATGCCTGTGCCAAAGAAACGACATGGCCCACCCAGTGCTCCTCTTGTGGCTGCTGCAGCTCCGGCATCCATGAACAATTCGCAGTCAAAGAAGAAACCTGATTCTCCTAAAAAACAGAACAAGTCTACTCAATGGTCGGTGGACACTGAAGGAGAACTAAGCGGGGAAGCCATGGATCTTGGAGGTGAAAAGGCAATGGAGTCAGCTCGCACACTTCTGAGCATAGGATTCGAAATTAAGCCATGCTGA